A window from Pangasianodon hypophthalmus isolate fPanHyp1 chromosome 16, fPanHyp1.pri, whole genome shotgun sequence encodes these proteins:
- the plekhn1 gene encoding probable pleckstrin homology domain-containing family N member 1 yields MGSSMSCVPQHNFRFSSKSFIRRNSSRLFRKKNPQEGQEKSNSIINILCTVTPRKEMSPKDLEAIENIKWDPPFPYDPASGWKKSSINVKNYGRLIHSSKVRFRFLHCQDVHDCYLDLFQTHLHFVSNNTTGLTYQGTLPLKELTICKVQNRTSYGDPQEFAFQINGVSLNPIIVYCSNQKDMDNWFGLLKEHIEANGGTAITPDTYSRVKVQNTEQSTEGKEELRNSISKEPIYEWEGSQRESLGPITYVTKVRLQHLPCQEQYDRLLVMYPSNLIILSEESDGLFYKGKLPLNMLTVTTPCQDIKPNTFMIEGKLINPIVVSCPNTSEFRDWIHHFKAADVPVLSPPPPVYDIIYTPTQREAPEINVRWSGSSRGGAEEIAVQKSHSGRRSCELQLPRSNGNPLSPGYTEPLCYISSRPTSVDTQYSGRLGSRSNSMSSQTRPAPLPLRYSSPQRTSYLSPEEPMSPIYNTPYSAVHHNTTVQHIEKAPLIKSNSWSTPQSSIKYQLSIPQRHSDLLTHRKPLSPLYDDPTTPGMYPLEEDLAKVSSHSSQVSMEQHCPPLLPASFRLCTPPLGRRKRSSQPQEHDGSTTLWDMEQRAQAVSRLKLLHAPNTVLQHNHVTQRGSSGLAATHTRELPYSLTPDDHSYLKPVEPDDQEVDYDNIWEFDCSNGMIQALPGISAHRTQPDFSARGLGAMETQPRWS; encoded by the exons ATGGGGAGTAGCATGTCATGCGTCCCTCAGCACAATTTCAGGTTCTCCAGCAAGAGCTTCATACGGCGGAACAG CAGCAGACTGTTccggaaaaaaaatccacaggaGGGGCAGGAGAAGTCCAACAGCATCATCAATATTCTCTGCACAGTCACCCCGAGAAAG GAAATGTCACCTAAAGATCTTGAGGCCATAGAGAACATCAAATGGGACCCGCCGTTTCCCTATGACCCGGCCAGCGGCTGGAAGAAGAGCAGCATCAACGTAAAGAACTACGGCAGGCTGATCCACAGCTCCAAAGTGCGCTTTCGCTTCCTGCACTGTCAG GATGTACATGATTGCTATCTGGACTTGTTCCAAACACACCTTCATTTCGTCTCCAACAACACCACCGGACTCACCTATCAG GGAACTCTTCCGTTAAAGGAGCTCACGATTTGCAAGGTACAGAACAGGACCAGCTATGGAGATCCGCAGGAGTTTGCCTTCCAAATAAACG GTGTCAGCTTAAACCCCATCATCGTCTACTGCTCAAACCAGAAGGATATGGACAACTGGTTCGGTCTCCTAAAGGAACACATAGAGGCCAATGGGGGAACTGCGATTACACCAGACACTTACAGCAGAGTTAAG GTCCAGAACACCGAGCAGTCCACAGAGGGGAAAGAAGAGCTGAGGAACTCCATCAGTAAAGAGCCTATCTATGAATGGGAGGGGTCTCAGCGGGAAAGTCTGGGTCCAATCACCTATGTCACTAAAGTCAGGCTACAGCATTTGCCTTGTCAG GAGCAGTACGACAGACTGTTGGTGATGTATCCTAGCAATCTTATTATACTGTCCGAGGAGAGTGATGGCTTGTTCTACAAG GGAAAACTTCCTCTCAACATGCTTACAGTTACCACCCCATGCCAAGACATCAAGCCAAACACATTTATGATCGAAG GGAAACTGATTAACCCCATTGTCGTGTCGTGTCCGAACACGAGTGAGTTCCGGGACTGGATCCATCACTTCAAAGCAGCAGACGTCCCCGTCCTTAGCCCTCCTCCACCCGTCTACGACATCATCTACACTCCGACTCAGAGAGAA GCCCCTGAGATAAACGTGAGATGGAGTGGCAGTAGCCGAGGAGGCGCTGAAGAAATCGCAGTGCAGAAATCGCACAGTGGACGCAGATCTTGTGAGCTCCAGCTGCCTCGCAGCAATGGCAACCCCCTTTCCCCTGGTTACACCGAGCCTCTCTGT tacATCTCCAGCAGACCCACCTCTGTTGATACGCAGTATTCGGGGAGACTGGGCAGCAGGAGCAACAGCATGTCGTCTCAAACCAGGCCTGCACCATTGCCCCTGCGCTACTCCTCCCCTCAGCGCACTTCCTACCTGTCCCCTGAGGAGCCCATGTCTCCCATTTACAACACTCCGTACAGcgcagttcaccacaacactaccGTACAGCACATCGAAAAGGCCCCACTTATAAAG TCTAACAGCTGGAGCACTCCACAAAGCTCCATAAAGTACCAGCTCTCCATTCCACAACGCCACTCGGATCTGCTGACCCACCGCAAACCTCTCTCGCCCTTGTATGATGACCCCACCACCCCTGGCATGTACCCTCTGGAGGAGGACTTGGCAAAGGTGTCGTCG cATTCCTCACAGGTTTCTATGGAACAGCACTGTCCTCCACTCCTCCCAGCCTCCTTCCGCTTGTGCACACCTCCTCTAGGCCGTAGGAAGAGGAGCAGTCAGCCCCAGGAGCATGATGGGAGCACCACACTGTGGGATATGGAGCAGCGTGCACAGGCTGTGTCCAGACTGAAGCTGCTGCATGCCCCTAACACAGTGCTACAGCACAACCACGTCACACAG AGAGGGTCATCAGGCCTGGCTGCCACACACACGCGGGAGTTGCCCTACAGTCTCACCCCAG